One window from the genome of Paraclostridium sordellii encodes:
- a CDS encoding response regulator has translation MSKYLVLIIEDDSTIRKFINASLATQDYLVKEAITGKEGISLCMSYSPDVILLDLGLEDMDGIDVIKTIRNLSDVPIIVVSAREQDREKVEAFDMGADDYITKPFSVAELLARVRVAIRHSEKNKPKTIVNSNFNYKDLSIDFDKRKVNVRGDEIHLTPSEYDILTLLSKHHGKVLTHKFIAKEIWGSAFGSEIKSLRVFMATLRRKIEKEPANPEYILTEISVGYKLNDDE, from the coding sequence ATGAGTAAATATTTAGTACTTATAATAGAGGATGACTCAACTATAAGAAAATTTATAAATGCTTCATTGGCAACTCAAGATTATTTAGTCAAAGAAGCTATAACAGGTAAGGAAGGAATATCTCTTTGCATGTCTTATTCTCCAGATGTAATCTTACTTGACTTAGGGCTTGAAGATATGGATGGAATTGATGTTATAAAAACTATTAGAAACTTGTCAGATGTACCTATAATAGTAGTCTCCGCAAGAGAACAAGACAGAGAAAAAGTAGAAGCTTTTGATATGGGTGCAGATGATTATATAACTAAACCATTTTCAGTAGCAGAATTATTAGCTAGAGTAAGAGTAGCTATTAGACATTCAGAAAAAAACAAGCCAAAAACTATAGTTAATAGTAATTTTAATTATAAAGATTTAAGTATAGATTTTGACAAAAGAAAAGTAAATGTAAGAGGAGATGAGATTCACTTAACTCCTAGTGAATATGATATATTGACTTTATTGTCCAAACATCATGGAAAAGTTCTTACACATAAATTTATAGCTAAAGAAATTTGGGGAAGTGCATTTGGAAGTGAAATCAAATCGCTTAGGGTTTTTATGGCAACATTAAGAAGAAAAATTGAAAAAGAACCTGCAAATCCAGAATATATATTAACTGAAATCAGTGTAGGTTATAAGTTAAATGATGATGAATAA
- a CDS encoding flavodoxin encodes MKIIYWSGTGNTETMAKLISKGISNKDKSVDLINVENVNIDDLKNEDILILGCPSMGNENLEEVEFEPFIESLKDIGKGKKACLFGSYGWGDGEWMRTWEDQMRSYSFELPLDSVIVNESPEGDDEDLCIKYGESIAQL; translated from the coding sequence ATGAAAATTATATACTGGAGTGGTACTGGAAATACAGAAACTATGGCTAAACTTATATCTAAAGGAATTTCAAATAAAGATAAATCTGTTGATTTGATAAATGTAGAAAATGTGAACATAGATGATTTAAAAAATGAAGATATATTAATATTAGGTTGCCCTTCTATGGGTAATGAAAATCTAGAAGAGGTTGAATTTGAACCATTTATAGAATCTCTTAAGGATATCGGAAAAGGTAAAAAAGCTTGTTTATTTGGTTCTTATGGTTGGGGCGATGGTGAATGGATGAGAACTTGGGAAGATCAAATGAGATCTTATAGTTTTGAACTTCCTCTTGATTCTGTTATAGTAAATGAATCACCTGAAGGTGATGATGAAGATTTGTGCATTAAATATGGCGAAAGTATTGCACAGTTATAA
- a CDS encoding ribonuclease H1 domain-containing protein produces MSNKYYAVKVGKKPGIYKTWDECKEQVNKFPGAIYKSFKTLEEAEKFSGVKTSFNENKNNKLNNSAKKADIKKEGDLKPIRSSANVKYFEKYIEPETIKDDFDFIAFVDGSYDRVSKTFGSGIAVLDLKNDTIEEFKVAGNDKWDQWNIVGEIEASKFAIKLGYEKELKKICIYHDLKNIALWASGSWQAKNEYTQDYVRYVEKYSENMEITFIKVKGHSCNKYNDIADRLAREAIEEYLYRR; encoded by the coding sequence TTGAGTAATAAATACTATGCAGTTAAAGTAGGTAAAAAGCCTGGAATTTACAAAACATGGGATGAATGTAAAGAACAAGTAAACAAGTTTCCAGGAGCTATATATAAAAGTTTTAAAACTTTAGAAGAAGCTGAAAAATTTTCTGGAGTAAAAACGAGTTTTAATGAAAATAAAAATAATAAGTTAAATAATAGTGCTAAAAAAGCTGATATAAAAAAAGAAGGTGATTTAAAGCCTATAAGAAGTAGTGCTAATGTAAAATATTTTGAAAAATATATAGAACCTGAAACTATAAAAGATGATTTTGATTTTATTGCTTTTGTAGATGGTAGTTATGATAGAGTTTCTAAGACTTTTGGATCTGGAATTGCTGTTTTAGATTTAAAAAACGACACTATTGAAGAATTTAAAGTTGCAGGTAACGATAAATGGGATCAGTGGAATATAGTAGGAGAAATAGAAGCTTCTAAATTTGCAATTAAACTTGGATATGAAAAAGAATTAAAAAAGATTTGTATATATCATGATTTGAAAAATATAGCTCTTTGGGCTAGTGGTAGTTGGCAGGCTAAAAACGAATATACTCAAGATTATGTTAGATACGTAGAAAAATATAGTGAAAACATGGAAATTACTTTTATAAAAGTAAAAGGACATAGTTGTAATAAATATAATGACATTGCAGATAGATTAGCTAGAGAAGCTATAGAAGAATATCTATATAGAAGATAA
- a CDS encoding sulfite exporter TauE/SafE family protein, producing the protein MGVGQILLFVIIVMVAYIIEGVIGFGGTIIAIPLASAIVGLKPTVPVLTIVVLIASTIIAIKDIKFINKKEFLKITTLMMVGLPIGMWLFESIPEKPLKIALGIFMVIIGIKGLYEEKRKSNDLGEIVVEIETNLDKDCISIEETTSKRLNIFQNFTIFCGGVLHGAFTCGGPFIVVYATKNIKDKTSFRATLCALWASLNLVMVGIDIYTNEITKDIIKLSFITMIFVFIAIIVSNIIHKKINSDSFTTFVYIALIVSGILMIK; encoded by the coding sequence ATGGGAGTAGGTCAAATTTTATTATTTGTAATTATAGTTATGGTTGCCTATATTATTGAAGGAGTTATAGGCTTTGGGGGAACAATAATTGCAATTCCTTTAGCATCAGCTATTGTGGGATTAAAACCAACAGTACCAGTACTTACAATAGTAGTGTTAATAGCATCTACTATTATAGCTATTAAAGATATAAAATTTATAAATAAAAAAGAGTTTTTAAAAATAACAACATTAATGATGGTAGGACTGCCTATTGGTATGTGGCTATTTGAATCAATACCAGAAAAACCTTTAAAAATAGCTTTAGGAATATTCATGGTTATAATTGGAATTAAGGGTTTATATGAAGAAAAAAGAAAATCAAATGATTTAGGAGAAATAGTTGTAGAAATTGAAACAAATTTAGATAAAGATTGTATATCTATAGAAGAAACTACTAGTAAAAGATTAAATATTTTTCAAAACTTTACCATATTTTGTGGAGGGGTACTACATGGAGCATTTACTTGTGGAGGACCATTTATAGTTGTATATGCTACTAAAAATATAAAAGATAAAACGAGTTTTAGAGCAACTTTGTGTGCTTTATGGGCATCTTTAAATTTAGTTATGGTTGGAATTGATATATACACTAATGAAATAACAAAGGATATAATTAAATTGTCATTTATAACTATGATATTTGTGTTTATTGCAATAATTGTTAGTAATATAATTCATAAAAAAATAAATAGTGATTCATTTACAACCTTTGTATATATAGCATTAATAGTATCTGGAATTTTAATGATCAAGTAA
- a CDS encoding sigma-70 family RNA polymerase sigma factor, giving the protein MKEKFLIKNIKKRKEKGMEMLIDEYSGFILAIVRNYLGSLKNYEEECLDDVLLAIWDNIDSYKGDKSTFKNWIGSIAKYKAINYKKKYIRELESIEIEANTISYKDKDLLQHEIKEEIDSLLNHLSEKDREIFKKYYLEDIELSDIAKEFNTNVDNLYNRISRGRKKLRAIHKEG; this is encoded by the coding sequence ATGAAAGAAAAATTTCTCATAAAAAACATAAAAAAGAGAAAAGAAAAAGGCATGGAGATGCTAATAGATGAGTACTCAGGATTTATATTAGCAATAGTTAGAAACTATTTAGGAAGTTTAAAAAATTATGAAGAGGAATGTTTAGATGATGTACTTTTAGCTATATGGGATAATATTGATTCCTACAAAGGTGATAAATCAACTTTTAAAAATTGGATAGGAAGTATAGCTAAATACAAAGCTATAAATTATAAGAAAAAATATATAAGAGAGCTTGAATCCATAGAAATAGAGGCAAATACAATATCTTATAAAGATAAAGATTTACTTCAACATGAAATAAAAGAGGAAATAGATAGTTTATTAAATCATTTATCTGAAAAAGACAGAGAAATATTTAAAAAATACTATTTGGAAGATATTGAATTAAGTGATATAGCTAAAGAATTCAATACAAATGTAGATAATTTATACAATCGTATATCGAGAGGTCGAAAAAAGTTAAGAGCTATACATAAGGAGGGGTAA
- a CDS encoding DUF4179 domain-containing protein: MKNKYEMFNDTKIDENNYKNINISEEDKEAIKNRMNKKIKYRKSNYKKNILVASIPILVAGGIILSGETSMAYIQNIGKQIEHFFNKNDEELRGYKTLVNETKTDKNIDVTLNEIMLEDGELLLSLTLDDSKLDKDKLGISSENKNAEFNEPKVKIGDLTFVNTGGAMSSEKTDENRSDILLKCRLDSIDKNGDGKADIENFDLLKDLDLSKNYNVEVIIDEIGYTFNKDKKVTNDIRIGAHGGGTSEDGEPYGTKTGYLNGNWNFKTNLNGKELSKSIKSYDVNKSLDINYKGMNIKANIDELRVTPTRIKIKYNFEVENNTTSLYKNPIFLDFIIKDESGNIIQSNGASYDLSSDKENLEGSTIEFEINKDMKEIKIIPVIEDWNKKVGKDTQFKNQTISLELNK; encoded by the coding sequence ATGAAAAATAAATATGAAATGTTTAATGATACTAAAATAGATGAAAATAATTATAAAAATATAAATATAAGTGAAGAAGATAAAGAAGCTATAAAAAATAGGATGAATAAAAAAATAAAGTATAGAAAATCAAACTATAAAAAAAATATATTAGTAGCTAGTATACCAATACTTGTAGCAGGGGGGATTATTTTAAGTGGAGAAACTTCTATGGCTTATATACAAAATATAGGTAAGCAAATAGAACATTTCTTTAATAAAAATGATGAAGAATTAAGAGGATATAAAACTTTAGTTAATGAAACTAAAACTGATAAAAACATAGATGTTACTCTAAATGAAATTATGTTAGAGGATGGAGAGCTATTACTTAGTTTAACTTTAGATGATTCAAAGTTAGATAAAGATAAACTTGGAATAAGCAGTGAAAATAAAAATGCCGAATTTAATGAACCTAAAGTAAAAATAGGAGATTTAACTTTTGTAAATACAGGTGGTGCAATGAGTTCAGAAAAGACAGATGAGAATCGTAGTGATATACTTTTAAAATGTAGATTAGATAGTATAGATAAAAATGGTGATGGAAAAGCAGATATTGAAAACTTTGATCTATTAAAAGACTTAGATTTAAGTAAAAACTATAATGTAGAAGTAATTATTGATGAAATTGGATATACTTTCAATAAAGATAAAAAGGTTACTAATGATATCAGAATTGGTGCTCATGGTGGAGGAACATCAGAAGATGGAGAACCTTATGGGACTAAAACTGGTTATTTAAATGGAAATTGGAACTTTAAAACTAATCTAAATGGAAAAGAATTATCTAAAAGTATAAAATCTTATGATGTAAATAAAAGTTTAGATATAAACTATAAAGGCATGAATATTAAAGCAAATATAGATGAATTAAGGGTTACACCTACTAGAATTAAAATAAAATATAATTTTGAAGTAGAAAATAATACTACTAGTTTATATAAAAATCCTATATTCCTAGATTTTATTATAAAAGATGAAAGTGGGAATATAATACAGTCAAATGGAGCATCATATGATTTAAGCTCTGATAAAGAAAATTTAGAGGGTAGTACTATAGAATTTGAAATTAATAAAGATATGAAAGAAATCAAAATTATACCAGTAATTGAAGATTGGAATAAGAAAGTTGGAAAAGATACTCAATTTAAAAATCAAACTATAAGTTTAGAATTAAATAAATAA
- a CDS encoding DUF2089 domain-containing protein has product MYKVLTKCPICSEELKITKLECSNCNTKIENDFSFSKFEKLSQEQLHFVEVFLSCRGNIKDVEKKLNISYPTVRGKLDEINQTLGLNARKNSDNEKQHIMNMLENGEISSDEAIKLLKNL; this is encoded by the coding sequence GTGTATAAAGTTTTGACTAAATGTCCAATATGCAGCGAAGAACTAAAGATTACAAAGCTAGAGTGTAGTAATTGTAATACAAAAATAGAAAATGATTTTTCATTTTCAAAATTTGAAAAATTATCTCAAGAGCAATTACACTTTGTAGAAGTATTTTTATCTTGTAGAGGAAATATAAAAGATGTTGAGAAAAAGTTAAATATATCTTATCCAACAGTTAGAGGTAAATTAGATGAAATAAATCAAACACTTGGATTGAATGCTAGAAAAAATAGTGATAATGAAAAACAACATATTATGAATATGTTAGAAAATGGAGAGATATCCTCAGATGAAGCTATAAAATTATTAAAAAATCTATAA
- a CDS encoding SHOCT-like domain-containing protein yields the protein MEDKKRVLKMVEEGKISAEEGLKLLEALESNPGDEVKVNKQPIVDENEFFKIDKNSSKEKMIYIRVISSNGERVKVNIPIGFLKVLGSNSLMGSANLDKYNIDINSIIDAVENGFEGRLVEVNSDDGDRVIIEIG from the coding sequence ATGGAAGATAAAAAGAGAGTTTTAAAGATGGTTGAAGAAGGAAAAATTAGTGCAGAAGAGGGCTTAAAGTTATTAGAGGCATTAGAATCAAATCCAGGTGATGAAGTAAAAGTAAATAAACAACCAATTGTAGATGAAAATGAATTTTTTAAGATAGATAAAAATAGCTCAAAAGAAAAAATGATATATATAAGAGTTATAAGTAGCAATGGAGAAAGAGTAAAGGTTAATATACCTATTGGATTTTTAAAGGTTCTAGGATCAAATAGTTTAATGGGATCAGCAAATTTAGACAAATATAATATTGATATAAATAGTATAATCGATGCTGTTGAAAATGGGTTTGAAGGAAGATTGGTAGAAGTTAATAGTGATGATGGAGATAGAGTTATAATTGAGATAGGATAA
- a CDS encoding MFS transporter produces MDNSSSLKNNKLWNKNFSLLWQGQLVSCLGDAFYSIALGFWVLDKTGSSAIMGILMAAVSIPRVIIGPFAGVIVDRFDRKKLILLGDFIRGIGMLFVGYAALNNFLDVWMVIIVGIISGVCSAFFNPAISSVIPDLVSNEDLVKANSAQQMATSTTSLIGSMSGGFIYSILGESIMFIFNGISYITSTISEIFIEIPKTDRKNTKLNLKEDFKEGLKFTFRFRGFVLLLSAAFSLNFLYAMFFLLLKPLFLADSNLGVSRFGVISAFQSIGMIFASILLTKVNIKIEKRANIMLPALILQSVFFFLGVLINKFYIMCICFFIGSFLNTVSNTVSTSAMMLVIPQNMRGKVMSIIFTLSMGIHPIGSLVGGILGDIFYPRIIMIGCFLIGIIGSTPILFSKSAKKVLNYNPKIQKLEDLRS; encoded by the coding sequence TTGGATAATTCAAGTAGTTTGAAAAATAACAAGCTTTGGAACAAAAACTTTTCCTTATTATGGCAAGGTCAATTAGTGTCTTGTTTAGGAGATGCTTTTTATTCAATTGCTCTTGGATTTTGGGTTTTAGACAAAACGGGGTCATCAGCAATAATGGGAATTTTAATGGCAGCAGTAAGTATTCCTAGAGTAATAATAGGACCTTTTGCAGGGGTTATAGTAGATAGGTTTGATAGAAAAAAACTTATACTTTTAGGTGACTTTATAAGGGGAATAGGTATGCTATTTGTAGGTTACGCTGCCTTAAATAACTTTTTAGATGTATGGATGGTAATAATAGTTGGAATTATATCTGGTGTGTGTTCAGCATTTTTTAATCCTGCAATAAGTTCTGTAATTCCAGATTTAGTATCTAATGAAGATCTAGTCAAAGCAAATTCTGCTCAACAAATGGCAACATCAACGACCAGTCTTATCGGAAGCATGTCAGGTGGATTTATCTACTCAATTCTTGGGGAATCAATTATGTTTATATTCAATGGAATTAGTTATATAACATCAACTATAAGTGAAATTTTTATAGAGATTCCAAAAACAGATAGGAAAAATACAAAATTAAATTTAAAAGAAGACTTTAAAGAAGGATTAAAGTTTACATTTAGATTTAGGGGATTTGTTTTATTGCTTTCGGCAGCTTTTTCTCTTAACTTTTTATATGCGATGTTTTTTTTGCTTCTTAAACCTTTATTTTTAGCAGATTCAAATTTAGGGGTATCTAGATTTGGCGTGATATCTGCATTTCAAAGTATTGGAATGATTTTTGCAAGTATATTATTAACAAAAGTTAATATAAAAATTGAAAAAAGAGCAAATATTATGTTACCAGCATTAATATTACAAAGTGTATTTTTCTTTTTAGGTGTACTTATAAATAAATTTTATATAATGTGTATATGCTTTTTTATAGGTAGTTTTTTAAATACTGTATCAAATACTGTAAGTACATCAGCTATGATGTTAGTTATACCTCAAAATATGAGAGGAAAAGTTATGAGCATTATATTTACTCTATCTATGGGAATACATCCTATTGGAAGTTTAGTAGGAGGTATACTTGGAGATATTTTTTATCCAAGAATTATAATGATTGGATGCTTTCTTATAGGGATAATAGGAAGTACTCCTATACTTTTTAGTAAAAGTGCAAAAAAAGTATTAAATTATAATCCTAAAATTCAGAAATTAGAAGATTTAAGAAGTTAA
- a CDS encoding alpha/beta-type small acid-soluble spore protein encodes MANKPLVNNAKEALNQMKLEIAGEFGIPNNHVDGANKTSYENGLMAGSIGAMMTKKLVKMGEEQLLREYNSKKI; translated from the coding sequence ATGGCAAATAAACCGTTAGTAAATAATGCAAAAGAAGCTTTAAATCAAATGAAATTAGAAATAGCAGGGGAGTTTGGAATCCCAAATAATCATGTAGATGGAGCGAATAAAACATCTTATGAAAATGGATTGATGGCAGGTAGTATAGGTGCAATGATGACTAAAAAATTAGTGAAAATGGGAGAAGAACAACTCCTTAGAGAATATAATAGTAAAAAGATATAA
- a CDS encoding MATE family efflux transporter: MTKDMTTGNPVKLILYFSIPLLIGNIFQQFYSMVDTIIVGRFLGVNALAAVGSTGSMNFLIIGFVLGLTSGFSVLVSQKFGAGDTEGVKKAVGSGIILSIIMTILITSISILTAKPLLRAINTPNDIIDDAFSYIIVIYAGIFATFFYNMISSILRALGDSKTPLYFLIVASILNIILDLVFIVNFSMGVAGAAYATVISQGFSGILCLIYTSKKFPILKLNKNHFKYDKDLFKKHLGIGIPMALQFSITAIGAIVLQGAVNAFGSTVVAAHTAASKVEQLVMQPSVTFGVTMATYCAQNLGASNIDRIKEGVKKCTIINIGIGIVGGVILTLFGSSFVKLFISDANPAVIDYSMKYLTTVAFFFIPLSLIFIYRNALQGMGYTFVPMMAGVCELLARTIVAFTLPLILGYTGVCLAGPMAWIAACIPLILDYTRKINNLENSNCLSINA, translated from the coding sequence ATGACCAAGGATATGACAACTGGAAATCCAGTAAAGTTAATTTTGTATTTTTCTATACCACTTTTAATAGGAAATATATTCCAACAGTTTTATAGCATGGTTGATACAATAATAGTTGGAAGGTTTTTAGGTGTAAATGCTCTTGCTGCCGTAGGTTCGACTGGTTCAATGAACTTTTTAATAATAGGATTTGTATTAGGTCTTACTTCAGGCTTTTCTGTTTTGGTTTCTCAAAAATTTGGAGCAGGTGATACTGAGGGAGTAAAAAAGGCTGTGGGTAGTGGTATAATATTATCTATAATTATGACAATTTTAATAACTTCAATTAGTATTCTTACTGCAAAGCCACTTTTAAGAGCTATAAATACACCTAATGATATAATAGATGATGCTTTTTCTTATATAATAGTTATTTATGCAGGAATATTTGCAACATTTTTTTATAACATGATTTCTAGTATCTTACGTGCATTGGGAGATAGTAAAACACCTCTGTACTTTTTAATTGTGGCTTCTATTTTAAATATCATTTTAGACTTAGTATTTATAGTTAATTTTTCAATGGGTGTAGCTGGTGCTGCCTATGCAACAGTTATATCTCAAGGTTTTTCTGGAATTTTATGTTTAATTTATACTTCAAAAAAATTTCCAATATTAAAACTTAACAAAAATCACTTTAAATATGATAAAGATCTCTTTAAAAAACATTTGGGTATTGGTATACCTATGGCTCTTCAATTTTCTATAACTGCAATTGGAGCAATAGTGCTTCAGGGAGCAGTTAATGCATTTGGCTCAACTGTTGTAGCTGCACATACTGCTGCTTCTAAAGTTGAACAGCTTGTTATGCAACCTAGCGTTACATTTGGGGTAACTATGGCAACTTATTGTGCCCAAAATCTTGGTGCTTCAAATATAGACCGCATTAAAGAAGGCGTAAAAAAATGTACTATTATAAATATAGGAATTGGTATAGTTGGTGGAGTTATACTAACTCTATTTGGAAGTTCTTTTGTGAAATTATTTATATCTGATGCAAATCCAGCCGTAATAGATTACTCCATGAAGTATTTAACTACTGTGGCATTCTTCTTTATACCACTTAGTTTAATATTTATTTACAGAAATGCTCTTCAAGGTATGGGATATACTTTTGTTCCTATGATGGCAGGAGTTTGTGAGTTGTTGGCTAGAACCATAGTTGCATTTACACTTCCATTAATTCTTGGATATACAGGTGTTTGTTTGGCAGGTCCGATGGCTTGGATAGCTGCTTGCATTCCATTAATTCTTGATTACACTAGAAAAATTAATAACCTAGAAAATTCAAACTGTTTATCTATAAATGCATAA
- a CDS encoding nitroreductase family protein, with protein MANLDFIYNRQSIRKFKDTPVPKEDIIELLKAATFAPSAKHQQNWHFVVLQNKDMINEMADIVTKSHEKIGELAKTEKDKKIHMSVINYYTCFKNAPVVVLVYGCEYKMIEYKILKENDAPKEILDTLVSPQSGAQSIGAAVENFLLAATEMGYGACYMTGPTHAKTEIENLIGFEKPGYELMSMIALGVAEDNQPAQPPRKPLEDVTTFID; from the coding sequence ATGGCAAATTTAGATTTTATATATAATCGTCAAAGTATAAGAAAGTTTAAAGATACACCTGTGCCTAAGGAAGATATAATAGAACTATTAAAAGCAGCTACATTTGCACCATCAGCAAAACATCAACAAAACTGGCACTTTGTTGTTCTTCAAAATAAAGATATGATAAACGAAATGGCTGATATAGTAACTAAGAGTCATGAAAAAATAGGAGAATTAGCAAAAACTGAAAAAGATAAAAAAATACATATGAGTGTAATAAATTATTATACTTGTTTTAAAAATGCTCCAGTAGTAGTTTTAGTTTACGGATGCGAATATAAGATGATAGAATATAAAATTTTAAAAGAAAATGATGCTCCTAAAGAAATTTTAGATACACTTGTTTCTCCACAATCAGGAGCTCAAAGTATCGGAGCTGCTGTAGAAAACTTTTTATTAGCGGCAACTGAGATGGGTTATGGGGCTTGTTATATGACAGGACCTACTCATGCTAAAACTGAAATAGAAAATCTTATAGGATTTGAAAAACCAGGATATGAATTAATGTCTATGATAGCACTAGGAGTAGCTGAAGATAATCAACCTGCACAACCACCAAGAAAACCATTAGAGGATGTTACTACATTTATAGATTAA
- a CDS encoding LytR/AlgR family response regulator transcription factor has protein sequence MGLHIGICEDDLIHIKILKNHIKEVIKSKNLPFEIYEFKSGEELIKNYPKYLDILFLDIQMEGLTGMDTARRIREFDNNVEILFTTSLNEYVYEGYEVRAYRYLLKPLTYEIIERHLNECILNILEKSKNFLIINNKNKLIKIMLDDVLYMETEGRELVIHKINDEYKVKMSMRKLEKLLQGKKFFRCHNSFMVNLDKIECIDKNIVYINKAQIPVSKHRIQSLKKELTNILGAIIC, from the coding sequence ATGGGTCTACATATTGGTATATGTGAAGATGATTTAATACACATTAAAATTTTAAAAAATCATATAAAAGAAGTAATTAAATCTAAAAATTTACCTTTTGAGATTTATGAGTTTAAATCAGGAGAGGAATTGATAAAAAATTACCCAAAGTATTTGGATATACTATTTCTAGATATACAGATGGAAGGCCTTACAGGAATGGATACTGCTCGAAGGATCAGGGAATTTGATAATAATGTAGAAATTTTATTTACCACTTCTTTAAATGAATACGTATATGAAGGGTATGAAGTAAGAGCTTATAGATATTTATTGAAACCGCTTACTTATGAAATAATTGAAAGACATTTAAATGAATGTATTTTAAATATTTTAGAAAAATCTAAAAATTTTTTAATTATAAATAATAAAAATAAATTAATAAAAATAATGTTAGACGATGTATTGTATATGGAAACTGAAGGAAGAGAGCTTGTAATACATAAGATAAATGATGAGTATAAGGTTAAAATGAGTATGCGAAAACTAGAAAAACTATTACAAGGGAAAAAGTTTTTTAGATGTCACAATAGTTTTATGGTTAATTTAGATAAAATTGAATGTATTGACAAAAACATTGTTTACATAAATAAAGCTCAAATACCTGTTAGTAAACATAGAATACAGAGTTTAAAGAAGGAATTAACTAATATATTAGGAGCAATTATATGTTAA